One genomic window of Anguilla anguilla isolate fAngAng1 chromosome 13, fAngAng1.pri, whole genome shotgun sequence includes the following:
- the tarbp2 gene encoding RISC-loading complex subunit tarbp2 isoform X1 yields MNDEKTPGSFKRNSGCSSIEQMLAVNPGKTPISLLQEYGTRIGKTPVYDLLKAEGQAHQPNFTFRVSVGDISCTGQGPSKKAAKHKAAEAALKMMKGGLGGAGGGGGLGGGGDVGLAGVEVPVEGGSSHSEVKVSSSTQQAECNPVGALQELVVQKGWRLPEYTVTQESGPAHRKEFTMTCRVERFVEIGSGTSKKLAKRNAAAKMLSRIHDVPVDLRSSHEAEAEDDTFNMQMGGRMEGGKSKGFGCTWDSLRNSVGEKILQLRSHPLGMPSSNFCSLLSELSEEQRFDVSYLDLEERSLSGLCQCLVELSTQPITVCHGFAPNLDGARASAAHNALQYLKIMAGGK; encoded by the exons ATGAACGACGAGAAAACGCCGGGCAGCTTCAAGAGAAACTCTGGGTGTTCCAG TATTGAGCAAATGCTGGCCGTGAACCCGGGGAAAACGCCCATAAGTCTGCTGCAGGAGTATGGAACGCGGATAGGCAAGACCCCGGTGTACGACCTGCTGAAGGCGGAGGGTCAGGCCCACCAACCCAACTTTACTTTCCGCGTGTCCGTGGGCGACATAAGCTGCACCGGCCAGGGCCCGAGCAAAAAGGCCGCGAAGCACAAGGCAGCCGAAGCGGCCCTCAAGATGATGAAAGGAGGGctggggggagcaggaggaggcgggggtCTGGGAGGAGGCGGAGATGTAGGACTGGCTGGGGTGGAGGTGCCTGTTGAAGGGGGGAG CTCTCATTCGGAGGTGAAGGTGTCCAGCTCCACGCAGCAAGCGGAATGCAACCCTGTGGGAGCTCTGCAG gAGCTGGTGGTACAGAAAGGGTGGCGATTGCCAGAGTACACCGTCACGCAGGAGTCGGGCCCGGCGCACCGGAAGGAGTTCACCATGACCTGCCGCGTGGAGCGCTTCGTGGAGATCG GCAGCGGCACGTCGAAGAAGCTGGCCAAGCGGAACGCCGCCGCTAAGATGCTCTCTCGAATCCACGACGTGCCGGTGGACCTGCGCAGCAGTCATGAGGCCGAAGCCGAGGACGACACGTTCAACATG cagaTGGGGGGCAGGATGGAGGGGGGTAAGAGTAAAGGTTTTGGCTGTACCTGGGACAGCCTGCGTAATTCAGTGGGGGAGAAGATcctgcagctgcgcagtcatCCTCTGGGCATGCCCAGTTCCAACTTCTGCTCCCTGCTGAGCGAGCTGTCTGAGGAGCAGCGCTTTGACGTCAGCTACCTGGACCTgg AGGAACGCAGCCTCAGTGGGCTGTGTCAGTGTTTGGTGGAGCTCTccacccagccaatcacagtctgCCACGGCTTCGCGCCCAATCTGGACGGGGCCCGCGCCAGCGCcgcccacaatgcattgcagtATCTGAAGATCATGGCCGGGGGGAAGTGA
- the tarbp2 gene encoding RISC-loading complex subunit tarbp2 isoform X2, whose translation MNDEKTPGSFKRNSGCSSIEQMLAVNPGKTPISLLQEYGTRIGKTPVYDLLKAEGQAHQPNFTFRVSVGDISCTGQGPSKKAAKHKAAEAALKMMKGGLGGAGGGGGLGGGGDVGLAGVEVPVEGGSSHSEVKVSSSTQQAECNPVGALQELVVQKGWRLPEYTVTQESGPAHRKEFTMTCRVERFVEIGSGTSKKLAKRNAAAKMLSRIHDVPVDLRSSHEAEAEDDTFNMMGGRMEGGKSKGFGCTWDSLRNSVGEKILQLRSHPLGMPSSNFCSLLSELSEEQRFDVSYLDLEERSLSGLCQCLVELSTQPITVCHGFAPNLDGARASAAHNALQYLKIMAGGK comes from the exons ATGAACGACGAGAAAACGCCGGGCAGCTTCAAGAGAAACTCTGGGTGTTCCAG TATTGAGCAAATGCTGGCCGTGAACCCGGGGAAAACGCCCATAAGTCTGCTGCAGGAGTATGGAACGCGGATAGGCAAGACCCCGGTGTACGACCTGCTGAAGGCGGAGGGTCAGGCCCACCAACCCAACTTTACTTTCCGCGTGTCCGTGGGCGACATAAGCTGCACCGGCCAGGGCCCGAGCAAAAAGGCCGCGAAGCACAAGGCAGCCGAAGCGGCCCTCAAGATGATGAAAGGAGGGctggggggagcaggaggaggcgggggtCTGGGAGGAGGCGGAGATGTAGGACTGGCTGGGGTGGAGGTGCCTGTTGAAGGGGGGAG CTCTCATTCGGAGGTGAAGGTGTCCAGCTCCACGCAGCAAGCGGAATGCAACCCTGTGGGAGCTCTGCAG gAGCTGGTGGTACAGAAAGGGTGGCGATTGCCAGAGTACACCGTCACGCAGGAGTCGGGCCCGGCGCACCGGAAGGAGTTCACCATGACCTGCCGCGTGGAGCGCTTCGTGGAGATCG GCAGCGGCACGTCGAAGAAGCTGGCCAAGCGGAACGCCGCCGCTAAGATGCTCTCTCGAATCCACGACGTGCCGGTGGACCTGCGCAGCAGTCATGAGGCCGAAGCCGAGGACGACACGTTCAACATG aTGGGGGGCAGGATGGAGGGGGGTAAGAGTAAAGGTTTTGGCTGTACCTGGGACAGCCTGCGTAATTCAGTGGGGGAGAAGATcctgcagctgcgcagtcatCCTCTGGGCATGCCCAGTTCCAACTTCTGCTCCCTGCTGAGCGAGCTGTCTGAGGAGCAGCGCTTTGACGTCAGCTACCTGGACCTgg AGGAACGCAGCCTCAGTGGGCTGTGTCAGTGTTTGGTGGAGCTCTccacccagccaatcacagtctgCCACGGCTTCGCGCCCAATCTGGACGGGGCCCGCGCCAGCGCcgcccacaatgcattgcagtATCTGAAGATCATGGCCGGGGGGAAGTGA
- the tespa1 gene encoding protein TESPA1 isoform X1 has product MENPSPTDRRLAWARTSRHWVTLEDRDPQEPRVPATPSDTLPDDDVFLEGCCAGKIESWLRGCGPEQGAEDPSHMTVEALLKASSSFEDDLSLGAEATVLNIEEDGPETGTCPLLLSPPRPRQKRPDTSLQQKLSLPLVNLGHSMASSGLSSETSKTASSVSEVLQLCAEDAEETLYQLGFGCDEPQVPARIPARFFSFPSRLRGINFRLFLESQLRRLREEDPGLSLASRFRQVEVLTAMANAFYSLYSHVSRTPLQKLAPPELSFSPSPVETKIGSRFFSNVRSEPRSPVERFKDTVSKMCLYTGPSLSRGPDPASPRKRRSLPDVVGMVIGSVRSEVLLQDQEAGDEAQGKADKEGGDPGERGGVRETDSGRAARPEPDSTQCQAAVRPRWSISGKFRPGSEPSPAPGLAGPAEPLASRLEPGAGCAPIRKITQDVICPQITESVRLAPFRSLKRAPPPGGVPSQDTSTDPPACGGGSGTDQAVRNTGTGAGSVENKPVRDEACLAGIGPPDPPPAPPPRPLRRAVALPHHRDRVGGGRCRRLRGRAQSRQAQCDRPYLRLRGLPEFPEPQQSSVPGAGATTQRSAGELL; this is encoded by the exons ATGGAGAACCCGTCCCCAACAGACCGGCGGCTGGCGTGGGCGCGCACCAGCCGGCATTGGGTCACTTTGGAGGACAGGGACCCCCAGGAGCCCCGCGTGCCCGCCACCCCCTCTGACACCCTACCGGATGATGACGTCTTCTTGGAAG GATGCTGCGCAGGAAAGATCGAGAGCTGGCTCCGAGGCTGCGG GCCAGAGCAGGGTGCCGAAGAccccagtcacatgactgttG AGGCTTTGCTGAAAGCCAGCAGCAGTTTTGAAGATGACCTGAGTCTTGGTGCAGAAG CCACTGTGTTAAATATTGAAGAGGATGGACCAGAGACAGG AACCTGCCCTCTGCTGCTGTCTCCACCCAGGCCTCGTCAGAAACGTCCGGACACCAG CCTCCAGCAGAAACTCAGCCTGCCATTGGTCAACCTGGGTCACAGCATGGCGTCTAGCGGCCTTTCATCCGAAACCAGCAAGACAGCATCCAG cgtgtCAGAggtgctgcagctctgtgcGGAGGACGCGGAGGAGACGCTGTACCAGCTGGGTTTTGGCTGTGACGAGCCgcaggtccccgcccgcatccCCGCCCGCTTCTTCAGCTTCCCGTCCCGGCTTCGCGGCATCAACTTCCGCCTCTTCCTGGAGTCGCAGCTGCGCCGGCTGCGCGAGGAGGACCCGGGCCTGTCGCTCGCCA GTCGTTTCCGGCAGGTGGAGGTGCTGACGGCGATGGCCAACGCCTTCTACTCGCTGTACTCGCACGTGTCGCGGACGCCGCTGCAGAAGCTGGCCCCGCCCGAGCTGAGCTTCTCGCCGTCGCCCGTGGAGACCAAGATCGGCTCGCGGTTCTTCAGCAACGTCCGCAGCGAGCCCCGCTCGCCCGTCGAGCGCTTCAAGGACACCGTCTCCAAGATGTGCCTCTAcacaggcccctccctctcccgcgGCCCAGACCCCGCCTCCCCGCGCAAGCGCCGCAGCCTGCCCGACGTGGTCGGCATGGTAATAGGGAGCGTCAGGTCAGAGGTCCTGTTGCAGGACCAGGAAGCTGGGGACGAGGCCCAGGGGAAGGCCGACAAAGAGGGGGGGGACCCTggggaaaggggcggggtcagggagACGGACAGCGGAAGAGCCGCTAGACCTGAACCGGACAGCACTCAGTGCCAGGCGGCAGTTCGTCCGCGATGGTCCATTTCTGGCAAGTTCCGGCCCGGTTCggagcccagccctgctcctggtcTGGCCGGCCCAGCGGAACCCTTGGCCTCGCGACTCGAACCCGGTGCCGGCTGTGCTCCCATTCGCAAGATCACCCAGGACGTCATCTGCCCTCAAATCACAGAGAGCGTCAGACTGGCTCCATTCAGGTCGCTCAAAAgagcgccccctcctggagggGTTCCCTCGCAGGACACGTCCACAGACCCCCCGGCCTGCGGGGGTGGGTCCGGGACGGACCAGGCCGTCCGAAACACAGGCACAGGGGCCGGGAGTGTAGAAAATAAACCTGTGCGGGACGAGGCCTGTTTGGCCGGAATCGGACCGCCGGACCCCccgcccgcgccccccccccgtcctctccGCAGAGCCGTCGCCTTGCCGCATCACCGTGACCGGGTGGGAGGGGGACGTTGCCGCCGGTTACGCGGACGCGCCCAGTCACGCCAGGCCCAATGTGATCGCCCCTACCTCAGACTCCGGGGGCTGCCCGAATTTCCTGAGCCCCAACAGAGCTCCGTCCCTGGGGCAGGAGCCACGACCCAGCGATCAGCAGGCGAACTCCTTTGA
- the tespa1 gene encoding uncharacterized protein tespa1 isoform X2, protein MTVEALLKASSSFEDDLSLGAEATVLNIEEDGPETGTCPLLLSPPRPRQKRPDTSLQQKLSLPLVNLGHSMASSGLSSETSKTASSVSEVLQLCAEDAEETLYQLGFGCDEPQVPARIPARFFSFPSRLRGINFRLFLESQLRRLREEDPGLSLASRFRQVEVLTAMANAFYSLYSHVSRTPLQKLAPPELSFSPSPVETKIGSRFFSNVRSEPRSPVERFKDTVSKMCLYTGPSLSRGPDPASPRKRRSLPDVVGMVIGSVRSEVLLQDQEAGDEAQGKADKEGGDPGERGGVRETDSGRAARPEPDSTQCQAAVRPRWSISGKFRPGSEPSPAPGLAGPAEPLASRLEPGAGCAPIRKITQDVICPQITESVRLAPFRSLKRAPPPGGVPSQDTSTDPPACGGGSGTDQAVRNTGTGAGSVENKPVRDEACLAGIGPPDPPPAPPPRPLRRAVALPHHRDRVGGGRCRRLRGRAQSRQAQCDRPYLRLRGLPEFPEPQQSSVPGAGATTQRSAGELL, encoded by the exons atgactgttG AGGCTTTGCTGAAAGCCAGCAGCAGTTTTGAAGATGACCTGAGTCTTGGTGCAGAAG CCACTGTGTTAAATATTGAAGAGGATGGACCAGAGACAGG AACCTGCCCTCTGCTGCTGTCTCCACCCAGGCCTCGTCAGAAACGTCCGGACACCAG CCTCCAGCAGAAACTCAGCCTGCCATTGGTCAACCTGGGTCACAGCATGGCGTCTAGCGGCCTTTCATCCGAAACCAGCAAGACAGCATCCAG cgtgtCAGAggtgctgcagctctgtgcGGAGGACGCGGAGGAGACGCTGTACCAGCTGGGTTTTGGCTGTGACGAGCCgcaggtccccgcccgcatccCCGCCCGCTTCTTCAGCTTCCCGTCCCGGCTTCGCGGCATCAACTTCCGCCTCTTCCTGGAGTCGCAGCTGCGCCGGCTGCGCGAGGAGGACCCGGGCCTGTCGCTCGCCA GTCGTTTCCGGCAGGTGGAGGTGCTGACGGCGATGGCCAACGCCTTCTACTCGCTGTACTCGCACGTGTCGCGGACGCCGCTGCAGAAGCTGGCCCCGCCCGAGCTGAGCTTCTCGCCGTCGCCCGTGGAGACCAAGATCGGCTCGCGGTTCTTCAGCAACGTCCGCAGCGAGCCCCGCTCGCCCGTCGAGCGCTTCAAGGACACCGTCTCCAAGATGTGCCTCTAcacaggcccctccctctcccgcgGCCCAGACCCCGCCTCCCCGCGCAAGCGCCGCAGCCTGCCCGACGTGGTCGGCATGGTAATAGGGAGCGTCAGGTCAGAGGTCCTGTTGCAGGACCAGGAAGCTGGGGACGAGGCCCAGGGGAAGGCCGACAAAGAGGGGGGGGACCCTggggaaaggggcggggtcagggagACGGACAGCGGAAGAGCCGCTAGACCTGAACCGGACAGCACTCAGTGCCAGGCGGCAGTTCGTCCGCGATGGTCCATTTCTGGCAAGTTCCGGCCCGGTTCggagcccagccctgctcctggtcTGGCCGGCCCAGCGGAACCCTTGGCCTCGCGACTCGAACCCGGTGCCGGCTGTGCTCCCATTCGCAAGATCACCCAGGACGTCATCTGCCCTCAAATCACAGAGAGCGTCAGACTGGCTCCATTCAGGTCGCTCAAAAgagcgccccctcctggagggGTTCCCTCGCAGGACACGTCCACAGACCCCCCGGCCTGCGGGGGTGGGTCCGGGACGGACCAGGCCGTCCGAAACACAGGCACAGGGGCCGGGAGTGTAGAAAATAAACCTGTGCGGGACGAGGCCTGTTTGGCCGGAATCGGACCGCCGGACCCCccgcccgcgccccccccccgtcctctccGCAGAGCCGTCGCCTTGCCGCATCACCGTGACCGGGTGGGAGGGGGACGTTGCCGCCGGTTACGCGGACGCGCCCAGTCACGCCAGGCCCAATGTGATCGCCCCTACCTCAGACTCCGGGGGCTGCCCGAATTTCCTGAGCCCCAACAGAGCTCCGTCCCTGGGGCAGGAGCCACGACCCAGCGATCAGCAGGCGAACTCCTTTGA